From one Musa acuminata AAA Group cultivar baxijiao chromosome BXJ2-6, Cavendish_Baxijiao_AAA, whole genome shotgun sequence genomic stretch:
- the LOC103988254 gene encoding patatin-like protein 2 — protein sequence MATTSSVFYLILIMLGKTLPVFYAEYERTHNIISNLHRFEAETPLTAMSQVTKGIFMENTDFFPIKPVDYGRFLVISLGTGSNKQDGRFTAQESSKRGVLSGCTTRAPPPSSTSSRNGRPRLCSLSSAVIGEADDTLTGDAASLDITGKENLEKLVKEPGERQL from the exons ATGGCCACCACTTCATCTGTGTTCTATCTTATCTTGATAATGTTGGGCAAAACCCTCCCCGTCTTCTACGCTGAGTACGAAAGAACCCATAACATCATCAGCAACTTGCACCGGTTTGAAGCTGAAACACCTTTAACTGCGATGAGCCAAGTGACGAAGGGGATCTTCATGGAGAACACCGACTTCTTTCCGATAAAGCCAGTGGACTACGGCAGATTCCTTGTCATCTCTCTCGGCACCGGTTCGAACAAGCAAGATGGAAGGTTTACTGCACAAGAGAGCAGCAAGAGGGGCGTGCTCAGTGGCTGTACAACAAGAGCACCACCCCCATCATCGACATCCTCTCGCAATGGACGTCCACGCCTCTGTTCTCTTTCAAGCGCTGTGATCGGAGAAGCA GATGACACTTTGACGGGAGATGCTGCGTCGCTGGACATCACGGGGAAGGAGAACCTTGAGAAGCTGGTTAAGGAACCTGGAGAACGGCAGCTATGA
- the LOC103987099 gene encoding B3 domain-containing protein Os06g0194400-like isoform X3, translated as MGATETMSYEEQRRRRLEENKKKLEQLNLPHLSVALRDAAASPKTSPAKQIKRKMSRDASLHPVRRSVRVASLPEPKYREVASDFVDRPRRIARVLKRRGLDDRVYASDEAREYAQTKAEEIEAGLDPKFPSFVKSMLQSHTTGGFWLRGLSAGWKGFSINHELVHGDAVVFQLIKTTTFKVYIIRASEYDSS; from the exons ATGGGAGCCACAGAGACGATGTCCTACGAAGAGCAGCGGCGGAGGAGGCTAGAGGAGAACAAGAAGAAGCTCGAACAGCTTAACCTCCCCCACCTCTCCGTCGCCCTCCGCGACGCCGCCGCGTCCCCCAAGACCTCCCCG GCCAAGCAGATCAAGCGAAAGATGTCCCGGGATGCAAGCCTCCACCCCGTACGCCGGTCCGTCCGCGTCGCGAGCTTGCCGGAGCCCAAGTACCGAGAA GTAGCTTCAGACTTCGTGGATAGGCCGAGAAG GATCGCTAGGGTTTTGAAGCGTAGAGGCTTGGACGATCGAGTATATGCATCAGATGAAGCTAGGGAGTACGCCCAAACGAAAGCAGAGGAAATCGAAGCGGGACTCGATCCAAAGTTTCCTTCTTTTGTGAAGTCTATGCTCCAATCTCACACCACCGGAGGATTTTGGCTG AGAGGACTAAGTGCAGGGTGGAAAGGTTTTTCTATAAATCATGAATTAGTTCATGGCGATGCTGTCGTTTTCCAGTTGATCAAAACGACAACTTTCAAG GTCTACATAATTAGGGCGAGTGAATATGATAGCAGTTGA
- the LOC103987099 gene encoding B3 domain-containing protein Os06g0194400-like isoform X2, with product MGATETMSYEEQRRRRLEENKKKLEQLNLPHLSVALRDAAASPKTSPAKQIKRKMSRDASLHPVRRSVRVASLPEPKYREVASDFVDRPRRVLKRRGLDDRVYASDEAREYAQTKAEEIEAGLDPKFPSFVKSMLQSHTTGGFWLGLPIIFCNKHLPKRSATITLIDENGDESDTTYLAHKRGLSAGWKGFSINHELVHGDAVVFQLIKTTTFKVYIIRASEYDSS from the exons ATGGGAGCCACAGAGACGATGTCCTACGAAGAGCAGCGGCGGAGGAGGCTAGAGGAGAACAAGAAGAAGCTCGAACAGCTTAACCTCCCCCACCTCTCCGTCGCCCTCCGCGACGCCGCCGCGTCCCCCAAGACCTCCCCG GCCAAGCAGATCAAGCGAAAGATGTCCCGGGATGCAAGCCTCCACCCCGTACGCCGGTCCGTCCGCGTCGCGAGCTTGCCGGAGCCCAAGTACCGAGAA GTAGCTTCAGACTTCGTGGATAGGCCGAGAAG GGTTTTGAAGCGTAGAGGCTTGGACGATCGAGTATATGCATCAGATGAAGCTAGGGAGTACGCCCAAACGAAAGCAGAGGAAATCGAAGCGGGACTCGATCCAAAGTTTCCTTCTTTTGTGAAGTCTATGCTCCAATCTCACACCACCGGAGGATTTTGGCTG GGCCTTCCTATAATATTCTGCAACAAGCATCTGCCAAAACGTAGTGCGACAATTACTTTAATAGATGAAAACGGGGATGAATCTGATACTACTTATCTTGCCCACAAGAGAGGACTAAGTGCAGGGTGGAAAGGTTTTTCTATAAATCATGAATTAGTTCATGGCGATGCTGTCGTTTTCCAGTTGATCAAAACGACAACTTTCAAG GTCTACATAATTAGGGCGAGTGAATATGATAGCAGTTGA
- the LOC103987099 gene encoding B3 domain-containing protein Os06g0194400-like isoform X1: MGATETMSYEEQRRRRLEENKKKLEQLNLPHLSVALRDAAASPKTSPAKQIKRKMSRDASLHPVRRSVRVASLPEPKYREVASDFVDRPRRIARVLKRRGLDDRVYASDEAREYAQTKAEEIEAGLDPKFPSFVKSMLQSHTTGGFWLGLPIIFCNKHLPKRSATITLIDENGDESDTTYLAHKRGLSAGWKGFSINHELVHGDAVVFQLIKTTTFKVYIIRASEYDSS; encoded by the exons ATGGGAGCCACAGAGACGATGTCCTACGAAGAGCAGCGGCGGAGGAGGCTAGAGGAGAACAAGAAGAAGCTCGAACAGCTTAACCTCCCCCACCTCTCCGTCGCCCTCCGCGACGCCGCCGCGTCCCCCAAGACCTCCCCG GCCAAGCAGATCAAGCGAAAGATGTCCCGGGATGCAAGCCTCCACCCCGTACGCCGGTCCGTCCGCGTCGCGAGCTTGCCGGAGCCCAAGTACCGAGAA GTAGCTTCAGACTTCGTGGATAGGCCGAGAAG GATCGCTAGGGTTTTGAAGCGTAGAGGCTTGGACGATCGAGTATATGCATCAGATGAAGCTAGGGAGTACGCCCAAACGAAAGCAGAGGAAATCGAAGCGGGACTCGATCCAAAGTTTCCTTCTTTTGTGAAGTCTATGCTCCAATCTCACACCACCGGAGGATTTTGGCTG GGCCTTCCTATAATATTCTGCAACAAGCATCTGCCAAAACGTAGTGCGACAATTACTTTAATAGATGAAAACGGGGATGAATCTGATACTACTTATCTTGCCCACAAGAGAGGACTAAGTGCAGGGTGGAAAGGTTTTTCTATAAATCATGAATTAGTTCATGGCGATGCTGTCGTTTTCCAGTTGATCAAAACGACAACTTTCAAG GTCTACATAATTAGGGCGAGTGAATATGATAGCAGTTGA